One segment of Phycisphaerales bacterium DNA contains the following:
- a CDS encoding AP2/ERF family transcription factor — translation MDQTPAASSAPAAPTTHTTPTTPTTPATPSSNLVAPVGKKRAYRAPGVLPPPPAGQEFWTKEQCAGYFNVGKGKWSAWERVGRVTIPRYRLAQRAGSPIVYLRRDVETLGFARAVPFAPEGAAVMTRIECAEHFGVTEDTFCGWENSGKVPIPRYKVKGPHRPLVVYLTSDVATLPFAAPLPLPPAGAAVMTRDECAAHFGVTENTFMHWETGGLVPIARYRYTGPRAKVCYLRADVEALRLETPPPLAPAGLEVMTREQCAEHWGLCIEAWGDRERQGLVNIPRYSMIENRTRKHCYAAAEVRALPFAAPLPLPPAGVEVWTRDECAEHFGITEDAWEEREKKGEVPLQRYRWTGASQHKCCYIAAEVAKLDGRVLPPPPPEGLAVMDRGECAAFFGIAPDTWGSWEQQGRVTIPRYRRAMPDGKRRMCYAVEDATRLREQIRTEYAPFPDPERPGCYRVPIYTHSGKRFAVIDAADLPKVDGRSWNVSQRTDEDAPRGDVVLATEPHIPLKRIISGEEHSGPEVRITFANGDYLDHRRENLVVRSYAEQSYNMRKPRTRHGRPCTSRFKGVSWSEHTGKWTAHIGKDGKSYYLGLFYEEEDAARAYDEAARRMFGEHARLNFPDEGALLMHRELRGGEGGRRAA, via the coding sequence ATGGACCAGACCCCAGCCGCGAGCTCAGCCCCCGCCGCCCCCACCACCCACACCACCCCCACCACCCCCACCACCCCCGCCACGCCCAGTTCAAACCTCGTCGCGCCCGTGGGGAAGAAGCGGGCCTACCGCGCCCCCGGCGTGCTCCCCCCGCCCCCGGCGGGCCAGGAGTTCTGGACCAAAGAGCAGTGCGCGGGTTACTTCAACGTGGGCAAGGGCAAGTGGTCGGCGTGGGAGCGCGTGGGGAGGGTCACGATCCCGCGGTACCGGCTTGCCCAGCGGGCGGGCTCGCCGATCGTGTACCTGCGGCGGGACGTGGAGACGCTGGGGTTTGCGCGCGCGGTGCCCTTTGCGCCCGAGGGCGCGGCCGTCATGACACGGATCGAGTGCGCCGAGCACTTCGGGGTGACGGAGGACACCTTCTGCGGCTGGGAGAACTCGGGAAAGGTGCCCATCCCGCGGTACAAGGTGAAGGGCCCGCACCGGCCGCTGGTGGTGTACCTCACGAGCGACGTGGCCACGCTGCCTTTCGCCGCGCCGCTGCCGCTGCCGCCGGCGGGTGCGGCGGTGATGACGCGGGACGAGTGCGCCGCGCACTTCGGGGTGACGGAGAACACGTTCATGCACTGGGAGACGGGCGGCCTCGTGCCCATCGCCCGCTACCGCTACACGGGGCCGCGGGCCAAGGTGTGCTACCTGCGGGCGGATGTCGAGGCCCTCCGGCTGGAGACGCCCCCGCCGCTGGCCCCGGCGGGGTTGGAGGTGATGACCCGCGAGCAGTGCGCTGAACACTGGGGCCTGTGCATCGAGGCCTGGGGCGACCGGGAGCGGCAGGGCCTGGTGAACATCCCCCGCTACAGCATGATCGAGAACCGCACGCGCAAGCACTGCTACGCCGCGGCGGAGGTGCGTGCACTGCCCTTCGCCGCGCCGCTGCCGCTGCCGCCGGCGGGGGTGGAGGTGTGGACGCGGGACGAGTGCGCGGAGCACTTTGGGATCACCGAGGACGCGTGGGAGGAGCGCGAGAAGAAGGGCGAGGTGCCGTTGCAGCGGTACCGCTGGACCGGGGCTTCGCAGCACAAGTGCTGCTACATCGCCGCGGAGGTGGCGAAGCTGGACGGGCGGGTGCTGCCGCCGCCGCCGCCCGAAGGGCTGGCGGTGATGGACCGCGGCGAATGCGCGGCGTTCTTCGGGATCGCTCCGGACACCTGGGGCAGCTGGGAGCAGCAGGGCAGAGTGACGATCCCGCGCTACCGGCGGGCGATGCCCGACGGTAAGCGGCGCATGTGCTATGCAGTCGAGGACGCGACGCGGCTGCGTGAGCAGATCCGGACCGAGTACGCTCCGTTCCCTGATCCGGAGCGGCCGGGCTGCTACCGGGTCCCGATCTACACCCACAGCGGCAAGCGGTTCGCCGTCATTGATGCCGCGGACCTTCCCAAGGTGGATGGCAGGAGCTGGAACGTGTCGCAGCGCACCGACGAGGACGCCCCGCGCGGGGACGTGGTGCTGGCGACCGAGCCGCACATCCCGCTCAAGCGGATCATCTCGGGCGAGGAGCACTCCGGGCCGGAGGTACGCATCACGTTCGCCAATGGTGATTACCTCGACCACCGGCGCGAGAACCTGGTCGTGCGCAGCTACGCCGAGCAGTCGTACAACATGCGCAAGCCCCGCACAAGGCACGGACGGCCGTGCACGTCCAGGTTCAAAGGTGTGTCCTGGTCCGAGCACACAGGGAAGTGGACGGCCCACATCGGCAAGGATGGCAAGTCGTACTACCTCGGCCTCTTCTATGAGGAGGAGGACGCCGCCCGCGCCTACGACGAGGCGGCGCGGCGGATGTTCGGCGAGCACGCCCGGCTCAACTTCCCGGATGAGGGGGCGCTGCTGATGCACCGCGAACTGCGCGGGGGAGAGGGCGGTCGGCGGGCGGCATGA